One Aerosakkonema funiforme FACHB-1375 genomic window, CAGAAATCTATCGCTCGGTAAATCAACTGGAATGCTAACAGTTCTTTTCATTGCGTTGAACATTTGGTGATGAGAATATAGTAGCAAAGTTTTATATATACCGTCAACAAATACCAACTTTTTACTCCTCTGTTGGCGGTGATTTGGAATAAGCTGTCAATCGATATATTAACTTTCTAAAACAACGCTAATTGTCAAAAGAAGGGGCATCGAGCCCCTTCTTTTGACCGTGCTTTCATCCCCACCCGCAAGGGGATGGGGTTTTACGCACGCTCAATAAAATTCGTTTAGTAGTTACCTTATCCATTTTGTCTGCTACGTACCACTGAATGGCTGGAAAGGATCTGGCTAAAATACAGTCTTCTAGAGGCTTAAATACTATTGCCGAAAGAAATTGTTTTATAAGCACACGCTCTCTCCTAAAGGTTGCCCGATTTAATCGATAGATTATAGAACGCGATCGAATAATAAAACCCACATTAGGCATCCTAGACATAGCAGGTCTCATCTAGCAATGGTCTAATGTGGGATACAACTTAGTATTTTCACTTCACCTATAAGTTACGATCAAAATTTGAGTAAATTTTGAGGTAAGCAACATATTTACTGAGATGTTGGGTTGGAAGCCTCATCCCCTCGTGGGTGGGGAGCTTCAACTTAACCACCCCAAAGTGGAAGCCACTCGATCTGCTAATGTCAAAGGGTCAAACGGTTTAGCGATTACTCCAGCCACGTCAAGCTTCGCAAACTGAGCTAGGTCACTAGACTGCACCTTAGCAGTAAACAAAATGACTGGAATCGCTTGAGTAGCTGTATTATTTTGTAACTCTCCCAACACCGTGATTCCGTCCATATCTGGCATCATCACGTCTAGTAAGATGGCATCGAAGCGTTGGGTCTGGGCGATCGCAAGTCCTTCTTTACCTGAAAAAGCCGTCAGCGTCTCCCAACCTCCTAAGTTTTCCAGACAAGCTTGAATAACAGTACAGAGGTTTATTTCATCATCAATAACTAGAATTCGCTTGTCTGACATAAAAAATAGTTGTTATCAGGGCATATTTATTCTATTCGTAATATTATAAGGCTAATCGAGGAGTTTTGGCAATGTGAAATAGAAATTACTGCCTTCTCCTGCAAAACTTTCGACCCAAATTGTGCCGCCATGCTGCTGTACGATACTTTTAGAGATGGCTAAACCCAAACCCGTCCCTCCTTTTTGGCGTGAGTCAGAAGCATCCACCTGTTGAAATCGTCCAAAGATAGTTTGTAACTTATCGGCTGGAATGCCTCGCCCTTGGTCTTTGACTTGAAATAAAACCCGGTCGGCTTGGTCTTGGACACTGAGGGTAACCGTAGTTCCTGGCGGAGAAAATTTAATCGCGTTGCTTACCAGATTAACGAGAGTTTGAATAATGCGATCGCTATCCGCCCAAACTTGAATAGAAGGAGTCGATTCAACAGACAAAGTGATGTTACTTTGTACTGCTAAAGATTGCACTGTTTCCACAGACTGCTGCATAAGTGTTACGGCATCGCACCATTGGAGATTCAGCTTGACCTTCTGTGCTTCGAGTCGCTCTAAGTCAAGAATATCATTAACCAAACGCACTAATCGTTCCGTATCGTGAATGGCGATGTCTAACATTTGTTGGGCAGTTTCTGGCTTGTTTTTCAAAGCACCAGAGGCGAGTAAGCCCAGAGAACCGCGAATTGAGGCAAGGGGCGTTCGCAGTTCGTGGCTGACAATTGAGATAAACTCGCTTTTCATCTTTTCAATGACTCGACTTTCGCTAACGTCCTCTACCGTGCCAACATAACCAATTAATTGACCGGAAACAGAGAGGATAGAAGCTGAGCGCATTTGACAAAACCGAATAGTTTCATCTTTATGGATACAACGAATTTCACCGGAGAATTCTTGCTTTTGGGACACGGCTTTTAACCACCTGGCTGTGACCT contains:
- a CDS encoding response regulator; this translates as MSDKRILVIDDEINLCTVIQACLENLGGWETLTAFSGKEGLAIAQTQRFDAILLDVMMPDMDGITVLGELQNNTATQAIPVILFTAKVQSSDLAQFAKLDVAGVIAKPFDPLTLADRVASTLGWLS